A window of the Nitrospinota bacterium genome harbors these coding sequences:
- the fliD gene encoding flagellar filament capping protein FliD codes for MAESLISGINSNLDTNDIVSKLISLQRRPIDLLEAKADLEAEKLLAFQELQSRLQTFKSVVTTINSETKFLSTKGVFSNNSASDTNQVITLDTTSQAASGTFSLVVNQLARESKLVSASYSATSDTIPQGILNITVGTTTTQININSTNNTLDGLRLAINNSGANIQASFLNDGSSTNPIRLLVAGTKSGADNSVSLSINQALIGAETQEVLSFTTTQSAQNASFTLDGITITKSNNTVTDVITGATINLQSAGSGIVTLSSDQTAIKEKVNAFVDGYNELSAFLDGQQFLDTDTGSTGLLFGNFTVQNLQQSLRNTLSSAVPGVSGTFNSLSQIGIRTQSDGTISIDDAKLTAALNTDIGSVSNLFASKGTTSNNNVTFIGFTKDTVAGTFDLRVVGGVPQLSVSGQNQYSDAAGSGNFFSGAVGTAAEGLNFRLGNLSDGSYGTITLSLGVGETIDRVLQNLVDKSLKGPLTTEIDTFTKTISDVDEQITSLESRLEVFEKDLRSRFANLEVIIGKLNSQKGAFESALAGLNNLKS; via the coding sequence ATGGCCGAATCCTTAATATCGGGAATCAATTCAAACCTCGATACCAATGATATCGTCAGCAAGCTGATCTCTTTGCAAAGGAGACCGATTGACCTGCTGGAGGCCAAGGCCGACCTCGAAGCTGAAAAACTACTCGCTTTTCAGGAACTGCAATCGAGATTGCAAACCTTTAAAAGTGTTGTCACCACCATAAATTCAGAAACCAAGTTCCTTTCCACCAAAGGGGTATTTTCAAATAACAGCGCCTCCGACACCAATCAGGTGATCACCCTCGACACCACCAGTCAGGCAGCCTCCGGTACATTTTCCCTGGTCGTCAACCAACTGGCTCGGGAAAGCAAGTTGGTGTCCGCAAGTTACAGCGCCACTTCTGACACGATTCCACAGGGAATCCTTAATATCACCGTCGGTACAACGACTACACAAATCAATATCAACTCAACCAACAACACGTTGGACGGGTTGCGGCTGGCGATCAATAATTCCGGGGCCAATATCCAGGCCTCGTTTCTGAATGACGGAAGTTCCACAAACCCTATCCGGCTTTTGGTTGCCGGAACGAAATCAGGAGCCGACAACAGCGTTTCTCTGTCAATCAATCAGGCCCTGATCGGTGCCGAAACCCAGGAAGTATTGTCGTTCACGACAACCCAGTCCGCCCAGAATGCAAGTTTTACCTTGGATGGGATTACGATCACCAAGTCCAATAATACGGTGACCGACGTCATCACCGGGGCCACGATCAACTTGCAATCAGCCGGTTCAGGAATCGTCACTCTGTCTTCCGACCAAACCGCAATTAAAGAGAAAGTGAATGCTTTTGTCGATGGGTACAATGAGCTATCAGCATTTCTCGATGGACAACAGTTTTTAGACACCGACACGGGGTCGACCGGCCTTCTGTTTGGCAACTTCACCGTTCAAAACCTGCAACAGAGCCTGAGAAACACGTTGAGCAGTGCGGTGCCGGGGGTTTCGGGCACTTTCAACTCGCTATCCCAGATTGGAATCCGCACTCAAAGTGACGGGACGATATCAATAGACGATGCCAAACTGACCGCAGCTCTGAACACGGATATTGGCAGTGTGAGTAACCTGTTCGCCAGCAAGGGAACGACTTCGAACAATAATGTCACCTTCATCGGGTTCACAAAAGATACGGTCGCCGGCACCTTTGATTTGCGGGTTGTCGGGGGTGTGCCGCAATTGAGTGTTTCGGGTCAGAATCAATATTCCGATGCCGCCGGATCGGGAAACTTTTTCTCCGGAGCAGTGGGAACCGCCGCTGAAGGTCTCAACTTCAGGCTCGGCAATCTGTCGGATGGATCTTATGGAACGATCACGTTATCTCTGGGGGTTGGAGAAACGATCGACCGTGTCCTTCAGAACCTGGTGGATAAATCGCTTAAAGGTCCCCTGACGACCGAAATCGACACCTTTACCAAAACCATCAGTGATGTTGATGAGCAGATCACTTCTCTTGAATCGCGTTTGGAGGTCTTTGAAAAAGACCTCAGGTCACGATTTGCCAATCTGGAAGTAATCATAGGAAAACTGAATTCTCAAAAAG